The region TCCCCGGGGATCGTCATCGGGAAGGCCCACATCATCGATCGATCCAGGGTCAGAATCCTTTATCAGTACATTATCGGCGATGAAAAGGTGAAAAACGAGGTCGAACGGTTCAAGGAGGCCCTCAACGCCGCCAAGGAACAGATAACGACCTTGAAGAACCGGATGCCGGATTCCATTAAGCAGCATGCCTTCATACTGGATGCCTACCTGATGATCCTCGAGGATACCATGTTCGCCGATGCAACGATCCAGAGGATTCTTGATGAGAAGATCAATGCCGAATGGGCCCTTAAAAAGTCGGTGCAAAGTATCGGACGGCTCTTTGACCAGATCGACGATGCCTATATCAAGGAAAGATTCAATGATGTAGAAAACGTGGCGGAAAGAATCCTGAGATACCTTTCGGGCAAGGACCCGGACAGCTTTAACGAGATCAACGAGCGGGTCATTATTGTGGCCCACGATCTCTCCCCGGCGGATACGAGCGCTCTTAATACCGGGAAAATCATGGGATTCATCACCGACGTCGGGGGCCGAACCTCTCATACCGCGATCATGGCCAAATCCCTGAAGATACCGGCCGTGGTTGGACTGGAATCGGCCACCCTCAAGATACACGACGGGGAGATCCTGATCGTGGACGGCAACAGTGGAGAAGTCATCGTAAACCCGGACGATGAAACCATCATCCATTACCAGGAAAGGCAGTTCCAGCACGAAAGGTATGAATCGAGCATCGCCCGGGACAGCCATCTCCCTGCAAGGACAAAGGATGGACACCACGTGGCCACCATGGCCAACATCGAATTCGTGGAAGAAGTGGTCATGGCCAAAGATCACGGGGCCGAGGGGATCGGACTTTACCGAACGGAGTACCATTACCTCAGGGGAGACAAGGTTCCTTCAGAGGAAGAACTGTTTGAGGC is a window of Deltaproteobacteria bacterium DNA encoding:
- the ptsP gene encoding phosphoenolpyruvate--protein phosphotransferase, with product MTKGDPQNITKLRGIAVSPGIVIGKAHIIDRSRVRILYQYIIGDEKVKNEVERFKEALNAAKEQITTLKNRMPDSIKQHAFILDAYLMILEDTMFADATIQRILDEKINAEWALKKSVQSIGRLFDQIDDAYIKERFNDVENVAERILRYLSGKDPDSFNEINERVIIVAHDLSPADTSALNTGKIMGFITDVGGRTSHTAIMAKSLKIPAVVGLESATLKIHDGEILIVDGNSGEVIVNPDDETIIHYQERQFQHERYESSIARDSHLPARTKDGHHVATMANIEFVEEVVMAKDHGAEGIGLYRTEYHYLRGDKVPSEEELFEAYKQVVEIMAPAPVTIRTLDLGGDKFSTGMTPAKEVNPALGLRAIRFCLKERDIFKDQLRAILRASAFGNIKILIPMISGLQEVMETKQILNEVKADLDERGIPYDRNIKLGLMIEVPSAVSVADILAKNVDFFSIGTNDLIQYALAIDRINEHVAYMYQPFHPAILRMIRQVVEGAKTVGIPVALCGEMAEDPFCTVCLLGLGIDELSMNSAGIPLIKKLIRSLTLSEARKDLQKIFLLDTAEEVREYMLKRMEPFKSELGNKPFYRLMH